Proteins from a single region of Starkeya sp. ORNL1:
- the pqqE gene encoding pyrroloquinoline quinone biosynthesis protein PqqE, with product MNVITSLVSEAKALVRPPVPAPYGMLAELTHRCPLQCPYCSNPVDLDRRNAELDLETWLRVFSEAAKLGVLQVHLSGGEPTARRDLEDMIRHCVKVGIYTNLITAGVGVTPERLQAISDAGIDHVQLSFQGADSAVTEKVSGMKGAHEKKLAFAAEVRKLGLPLTINSVVHRANIHQIPDFIELAQRLGAKRVEIAHSQYYGWALRNRAALMPTRDQVFWALDVVEKARERLKGVLTIDAVVPDYYAKYPKPCMNGWGRQSLNVTPSGKVLPCHAAETIPNLDFWNVREHSLSEIWQDSPAFNAFRGTDWMPPLCKSCERKEIDWGGCRCQAMAIAGDAAETDPACHKSPLHGHLLALAEEDAVKDADYVYRRFTTPETAQ from the coding sequence ATGAACGTGATCACCAGCCTGGTTTCCGAGGCCAAGGCGCTGGTGCGCCCGCCGGTGCCGGCGCCCTATGGCATGCTGGCCGAGCTGACGCACCGCTGCCCGCTGCAATGCCCCTATTGCTCCAACCCGGTCGATCTCGACCGCCGCAATGCCGAGCTCGATCTGGAGACCTGGCTGCGGGTGTTCTCCGAGGCCGCCAAGCTCGGCGTGCTGCAGGTGCACCTGTCCGGCGGCGAGCCGACCGCGCGGCGCGATCTTGAGGACATGATCCGCCACTGCGTGAAGGTGGGCATCTACACCAACCTCATCACCGCCGGCGTCGGCGTCACCCCGGAGCGCCTGCAGGCGATCTCGGATGCCGGCATCGACCATGTGCAGCTCTCCTTCCAGGGCGCCGACAGCGCGGTGACCGAGAAGGTCTCGGGCATGAAGGGCGCGCACGAGAAGAAGCTCGCCTTCGCTGCCGAGGTGCGCAAGCTCGGCCTGCCGCTCACCATCAATTCCGTGGTGCACCGGGCGAACATCCACCAGATCCCGGACTTCATCGAACTGGCGCAGCGACTCGGCGCCAAGCGGGTCGAGATCGCCCATTCGCAATATTATGGCTGGGCGCTGCGCAACCGCGCCGCGCTGATGCCGACCCGCGACCAGGTGTTCTGGGCGCTCGACGTGGTGGAGAAGGCGCGCGAGCGGCTGAAGGGCGTGCTCACCATCGACGCCGTGGTGCCGGACTATTACGCGAAGTACCCCAAGCCCTGCATGAATGGCTGGGGCCGCCAGTCGCTTAACGTCACGCCCTCCGGCAAGGTGCTGCCCTGCCACGCCGCCGAGACCATTCCGAACCTCGATTTCTGGAATGTGCGCGAGCATTCGCTGAGCGAGATCTGGCAGGATTCGCCGGCCTTCAACGCCTTCCGCGGCACCGACTGGATGCCCCCGCTCTGCAAGAGCTGCGAGCGCAAGGAGATCGACTGGGGCGGCTGCCGCTGCCAGGCCATGGCGATCGCCGGCGATGCCGCCGAGACCGACCCGGCCTGCCACAAGTCGCCGCTCCACGGGCATCTGCTGGCGCTTGCGGAAGAGGATGCGGTGAAGGATGCCGACTATGTGTACCGGCGCTTCACGACGCCGGAAACGGCGCAATAG
- the pqqD gene encoding pyrroloquinoline quinone biosynthesis peptide chaperone PqqD — translation MTEAFAATAIPRLARGVRLRHDEARGQWVLLAPERVLHPDPVAVEILKRVDGERSIEAIVDDLITTFAVERERVDTDVRDFLGGLAEKGMVEVTS, via the coding sequence GTGACCGAAGCCTTCGCCGCCACCGCAATCCCCAGGCTCGCCCGCGGCGTGCGGCTGCGCCATGACGAGGCGCGCGGGCAATGGGTGCTGCTGGCGCCGGAGCGCGTGCTGCACCCCGACCCGGTGGCGGTGGAGATTCTCAAGCGGGTCGATGGCGAGCGTTCGATCGAGGCCATCGTCGACGACCTCATCACCACCTTTGCGGTGGAACGCGAGCGGGTCGATACCGATGTGCGCGACTTTCTCGGCGGGCTCGCCGAGAAGGGCATGGTGGAGGTGACGTCATGA
- the pqqC gene encoding pyrroloquinoline-quinone synthase PqqC, with amino-acid sequence MTQLLSPEELEARLRDVGARRYHNLHPFHRLLHGGELDLGQVQAWALNRYYYQAMIPVKDSSVLARMEEAELRRIWRQRIIDHDGDHEGEGGIARWLALTDGLGLDRDYVTSLRGLLPATRFAVDAYVHFVRDRSLLEAIASSLTEMFSPGIIGERVAGMLKNYDFVSKETLAYFDKRLTQAPRDADFALEYVKQHARTPEQQEAVIRALEFKCNVLWVQLDALYFAYVDPKMPYPGAFVAK; translated from the coding sequence ATGACGCAGTTGCTGTCGCCCGAGGAGCTGGAGGCGCGGCTGCGCGATGTCGGCGCCCGGCGCTATCACAATCTCCACCCGTTCCATAGACTGCTGCACGGCGGCGAGCTCGACCTCGGCCAGGTGCAGGCGTGGGCGCTGAACCGCTATTACTACCAGGCGATGATCCCGGTGAAGGATTCCTCCGTGCTGGCCCGCATGGAGGAGGCGGAACTGCGGCGCATCTGGCGCCAGCGCATCATCGACCACGACGGCGACCATGAGGGCGAGGGCGGCATCGCCCGCTGGCTGGCGCTCACCGACGGGCTCGGCCTCGATCGCGATTATGTCACCTCGCTGCGCGGCCTGTTGCCGGCCACCCGTTTCGCGGTTGACGCCTATGTGCACTTCGTGCGCGACCGCTCGCTGCTCGAGGCGATTGCGTCGTCGCTCACGGAAATGTTCTCCCCCGGCATCATCGGCGAGCGTGTCGCCGGCATGCTGAAGAATTACGACTTCGTCTCGAAGGAGACGCTCGCCTATTTCGACAAGCGGCTGACGCAGGCTCCCCGCGACGCCGATTTCGCGCTCGAATACGTCAAGCAGCACGCCCGCACCCCGGAACAGCAGGAAGCGGTGATCCGCGCCCTGGAGTTCAAGTGCAACGTGCTGTGGGTGCAGCTCGACGCGCTCTATTTCGCCTATGTCGACCCGAAGATGCCCTATCCCGGCGCCTTCGTGGCGAAGTGA